ACAGTCCAAAGATTGAAGTAGACCAACTTTAAGCCCACTTTCAAACCTCAACTTtggaaaatgaacaaaaatctGCAATACATATTAAATTCAGCGccaatatatatcataataaaGTTGGTGCAATGATTCCTCACTCCTACTTTTTCTACCTCAAAAAACACcacatttttatctaattccAAATTATTGCATCATCTCTCCTTTTGAACCCAAAGCCCTCAAATGATGTTCTGATTCCAGAAAGCCCAATCTCTATGCAGGCCCCTTCAAAGTTTAAAACAATCAATCAGGTCTCAGACATGATTTCATCTGAGCCCACCAAGTTTTAAGTTCTAAATATAACAGAAAGATTGCACCGCCGCCCAGTCTCAGACAACGTTTTAGGTTTTAAATACTTTggaatgttaattatatttatatcctttttttgaaaatataaaattatacttatatattttttaaaaatttattatttatatctgaTCCTCTTATGTTAGGGTTTGAAAAATGTTGatgttagaaaaaataaattgcataaatttttaattttactcataatttaatatttttatataataattttgtatttgtgaagaaaaaatgtaataatattaacctcactttatatatatatatacatgttgaTGCACCCTAAAATTATTGGGTCAAGCCCACAAGTTAGGCATACTAGCCCAACCGGTTAAGAGCTCAACTGGTTCATCAATAGGACAAATAAGGGCCGATCAACAGAGAAGAAAGGTCCAAAGGCTTACCTCATACTTTACTGAACTAACAAGCCCAAGAAACAAGCTCATTCCAGCCGGACACGTCACTATACAGTTGGGTGGGCACTTCATATAGCTTGCCAATATATTTGTACAcattattctaaaatattttcagatggTTCCAGGTAAATCGGGTATAAATGAACTGAAAagtttatgaataattaactCCTGGAATTGTAGGCAGATTTGGCATAGTTTTATCCAGCCCACATATCTCAACCAATATTTATCCAAACCTATAACGGTTTGTTGCTAATGAAAGCCAAAGCGAAGAGCTTTTCAATGTCTTATGACACTCAACAATTGACCTcatattcaattttgtataagCCTATAAATAGGGGTCTTGTGCAGGTTCTAGGGCACGTCTTCAACATCACACTCATTCTCTAACTCTCACTTTCTTGCATTATTCTCTCTCGATTTTTAAGCTATTTAAAGCTTATATTTTGCACTCCATGAAATATTTATCACTCTCACATCATATCTCatcattattttcactttatttcaagttttttttttattcattactAACTTAAACATCAAAGTACTAACATCTATTTTGCAGGACTAGTTTTAGGATTTTAGGATTTTCTTGAAGACATTTTGACCCTTGTGGTAGGGCTAAATTTCTGGTAcgcatatatacatatacatatatatatatatatattatattatatttatctctttataaataaaaaatatgcatatagatgttaaatgaggggcaaaatttaaaacttatgtaaatttttatgcttACATCAGCACTTTCTGTCCAAGCCCTTAAGGAAAGGGGtcatttttatgtttgttttcgtccAATAAATGGATCTAtccattagtaaaattcacataatttgttggcaacaataaaaatattgaatgaaaatcaatatataccCTTGATAGACTTATTACAGGTTTActacaagtcaaataaatttttttctgatcaaaCTATTCTTGTACATCTTTACATGCTAATACATGTGATGAGGTACATTTTTACACGTATATAATAGTTTggtcaagaaaaaattatttgacttataacatattagtaataagtcaatttatgataaattaaaattttattgaccTCAACAAATTCCATTTTTGGCGatctaaataatttcaaaaaaaaaaattaataacaaatggatttatttattgaaggaaaataaatatatattatattaatacttaatttttaaaactacaaaaaatatatggacaATACCATACAAGTACTTAATGAATGGAGCCCTCAATATGTCTTTTCCAAATAGTGTACGTAGTTTCCGCGTTACCAATAAAAAAGACCAAAGTCATGAGTCATGAGTCATGCCATGCCAACAACTCTAATTTGATACCAATTGTTAACGTAATAACATgggataaatgtatttttttattctcagACATAGAAATTTATGtgattttggtcctcaaatattttatgattgcAATTCtagttctcaaaatttaatttttttagcacTTTACATCCTTCTATTAAATCTATCATCAAAACTAACAGATTTTATCACATGCAAGCACGAGCTGCAAATATGTAAAACATTGGCTGAAGGGGGGAAAGATTAGTGTTCCTCGTTATCTCAAAATTCTCTCCTACACCAGCACTCTCTTCTCGTTCACTTCCCTACCCCTTCCCCGCCGCTGCTCGCCACCCATTTGTCGCCATTGACAAtgtttttttaagattatttagaaaatttgttgcttatatttattttggtttattttcttttgaagcttgaaaaaaataggaaaaaataagtgcattcaataaaaatttgaaaaatactataaagtgagaagaaaatagcaattcttttttcattttaaatagaTTTTCTGTTAACTTTAACGGAAGGATTAAAAGCgctcaaaaaaattaaaatttgaggatcaaaattacgacatcaaattatttgagaatCAAAACTGCATAAGTAATTATATCGGGGGACCAAAATCACAATTAACCCTAATAACATCAATCGTATGGGGCATGATAATAGTGGCAGGATAATCAAATGCTCAATATTTGACttcagaaattatatataatgtccACTCtcgtttatttattatattttcctgtttgaataataatttcttaaatttaaatatagcTAGATACGTTGactgttatattttaattggttggaatatataattatatgtttaatgagTGATACAATTAATCactattttgagaaaaaagacTTTGTCTTAATCgttatacttaattttatcgagttgtttttttatatatatattgttgggAATTGGGACTTTGTCTTAATCgttatacttaattttatcgagttgtttttttatatatatattgttgggaatttatcccAATAGTAATGAggccaaataaataaattcgaaTCAAATTATTACAGAAATGACATGGGTTTGAAAACTTTTATATAACTTTAActacaaattaatgaataaataatcagatatgaatatacaaattataaagCAGTAAATCTCAATAGATAATTGACTTAAAAGTCagatccaacaaaaaaaaaaaaaaaaaaaaagcccaaACACTACCAATGACCGGCAACCTTTTACTATTGCTAAAACCCAAAACTCGGAAAGCAACGTCACAAAGACCCAATAAAAATAACTGAGATTTCATACTTAAAATCATTAAGAATCACTTAGAAACACTTGAAAAATCAATACCTAAATCTCACTTGTCCTGGCCAACAAACTAAGTTATAGAGCTCCACTCGCATCATGCCATCATTATTTCTttccattctctctctctctctctctgtctctctctcatatACTGAACAAAGTTTCTCTCTCATCCCATGGCATGCATTACACCCACGAAATTACAGCTAAATTCATCCAATATCCCACGCCAGCCCACTTTCCATTTGGGCTCGATCAGTAATGGAAACTTTCATTCTTCTTTTATACCAAAAGTCCAAAAGAAATTGCTGAAATTTCCCTTAGCCGGTGGGAGGAACTCAGGAAACCGAGAGCATTGGTTTGTGGAGaatgagaagaagagaagaggtGGCGGTGGTGGTGTTAGGTGCACGGCTGAGGGGATAGATTCGGGGTTGTTTGTGGCGAGGAGAGACGGCGGAGTCATGGCGGAGGAGAGGTTTAAGGTGGTGGCGCTAGTGGCGGCTGTCATGTGTTTGTGTAATGCAGACAGAGTTGTGATGTCGGTTGCCGTAGTTCCTCTTGCTGCCAAACATGGCTGGAGCAGTTCTTTCTTGGGCATTGTCCAGGTACCCTTTTCGTTTtcaattcttaattattttcttttctttaatatgtTTGAGAAAGTGATTTGCTTTTTTAgtggttcttttttttttcttggtgcGTGGGGGTTGGGTTTCTGATGGGAATGGCCTTTTCTGTGTTTTGGTGGTTGTTGAGAAATGAGTGTGGTGGTGGCGTCCAGCAGCCGCCACACATGAATGTACCAACCCTCAAGTCTAGAGCCCACTTATTGGTTGACAAAGGACCAAGTCAGAGAGTTAGGAAGACaagaagtttttttttaaagaaaacttcttatatatttaaggAGTGCTTgcaatatttctaattttgtggcggaaataaattatagttaaagCTTAGTAAAATTTGTAACTTTTcagaaataaaagttaaaagtgaCAACAAGGTTgaattttgagtgtttggaaaaataatttaaatttaaatatttttcaataactCACCGCAAGTGGTAGTAAgctgtaaaataaaaatactattttcatcttattttcaacaataagtTGATAAATCTATATTTTGTGCATCCTGATTGTAAATGATATACATGCTGTATTTCCTCTTAGTTGGTGTTGATGATTAAGTATATTGCTGATGGTATAATGCTACTGTTTGATGCATGCATAGTCATCCTTTCTATGGGGATATATGTGTTCCTCAGTTATTGGGGGAGCCCTGGTGGATAAATATGGAGGAAAAAGAGTTATTGCTTGGGGTGCAGCTTTGTGGTCTCTGGCTACTCTCCTCACTCCATGGGCCGCAAATCACTCCACTGCTTCCCTCTTGGCTGTTCGTGCTTTCTTTGGGCTCGCTGAAGGGGTTGCTCTACCCTCAATGAATAACCTTTTATCAAGGTAATTCGTTTTGCCTGTTACCTCATAAACGTATATTCTTGGAGAAgtcttgttcttgttcttcatgTCATGCTTGATATTCAAGTGTTAGTGTCTAACTAGGCCAAGACAGAGAATAATCCAACTTGAGATCAATGTTGATTATCAAATGTGCACTGTTGGTAATGCTGTTCTTGTGTGTGTGCCTCCTCTTAGATGGTTTCCGACCAATGAACGAGCTACTGCTGTTGGAATATCCATGGGAGGTTTCCAGCTGGGAAACGTTGTGGGATTGGTCTTAACTCCCCTGGCAATGTCATCAATCGGAATCTCTGGCCCTTTCATTCTGTTTACATCTCTTGGATTTCTCTGGCTAATGACATGGATTAATAGGGTCGCAAATGATCCACAAGAGAGCAATTCTATCAGTAAAGCAGAGTTGCGATTAATTCAAGCTGGGAAATCTGACTCTCATGTGATCAAGAGCAAGCTTCCATCCCTGGCACTCCTTTTCTCAAAACTGCCAACCTGGGCAATAGTGTTTGCTAATATCACTAATAATTGGGTTAggtttcttcttgttttcagATTTCACTTTCTTGCCCTTCATATTTagaaacttaaattttcatgGCACTGATATATCTTCTTGAATGCAGGGCTACTTTGTTCTTCTATCATGGATGCcggtttattttaaaactgtGAGTGACATTATGTTTATGCAATTGTCGTTTTCTCTTTCAGTTTATGCATGATCTTTTCACATCTAAACAGCTAGACTatcaaaagagagaaagaagaccTGCAGTACCCACATCTTCCAagtaaaattacatgaaatcaTATAATCTATACTATAGGGTCTATTTTCTAGTCTTTTTCCTTGAATTTTGTTCCCTGAACAATCTTGATAATATATAATGCAACCCTCAAAAGAGATTGCCTTACTGAGAGCGGAATGCTAACTCATGATCATAATGTTGCTGAATATGTTTGCTGCTGATGTATTAGGTGTTTGGTGTAAACTTGAAGCAAGCAGCTTGGTTTAGTGCAGTTCCCTGGGGAACAATGGCAATCTCGGGCTACGCTGCTGGGGCAGCATCAGATTACTTAATCAAAACAGGTTATTCAACAACATCAGCCAGGAAAATCATGCAGGTAATAGAAGAATATCGGACAACGGTTATCAACTTAACCTCTTTCTGCTATAACaatcttcatttcttttcctccCCAGATGTAGAGCTTATTGCTTCACTAGTAAAAAGTTATACCCCGCCTCcgattatatgtatttataagtTCCAATACACTTGACAATAGGTTCTTTTTCACTGAAAATcatgtaaaagaaaatctaaaatagTTGTGTTGAATATCATGCTTATGGCAGTCAATTGGTTTTATTGGGCCCGGGATTGCATTGCTCTTCTTGAACTATGCAAAGACTCCATCCATTGCTGCCGTATTTATAACCATGGCCCTGAGTCTGAGCTCTTTCAGTCAAGCTGGCTTTTTACTGAATATGCAAGTAAGTGTTTGGCCCCTTAGTTTAAAATGATGTTTTCAGATTCAATCCTTAAACCATAGAAGAAGCTAGTTCTGCAGTGAACATATAGCTTAATGCGGGTCAAATTGATGTTGATCTTTCAATTGTTTGATCAGGACATTGCACCACAATATGCAGGATTTCTTCATGGTATAATACCTCTTGACCCACTCCAGAGATGCCTTGTCTGATCAACGAACACGCATTACTGTTATCTGTTTTAGTTAATGCAATCGTACATAAAATCACTCTAACGACAAGTTTTGGTTGCAGGGATCTCAAATTCAGCTGGAACGCTGGCAGCAATAATCAGTACGATTGGAACAGGATTCTTTGTACAGTGGCTAGGATCCTTCCAAGCATTCTTAACTCTAACTGCTTGTCTATATTTTGCCACAACTATCTTTTGGAATCTGTATGCTACTGGAGAAAGAGTCTTTTAGATGGTAGAACCATATCTCATACAATTGAGTAAGTGGAAAAGAGAAGACAGAGTCAGATAAATTAGCAAGATTACATTCTTGGACAACAAACGAATCTTGTCCCAATGCATTTGCTCAGGTTTACACTAAATACTATAAATATGGTCCCATTATTCACATACTCTTCTTGGATCTCAAGTCTTTTAAAGACCATATTAGCCATATGACAATGACAATGCATTTTATTTGCCAGTGGAAACCTCTGGCGAAAATTCGGTCTTTTCTGAATAATGCGGAGTTGAATACAAAATCCAATAAAAGCTGGGGTAGCCTAGATGGGAGAATATTGTTAGTAGTAAAAGCAAAATTGTTGTACAAGCTCGTTCCCACCACACATCCCGAATTGGTTAGGCAAAGACATGAAAATTCTAATCCGAACTCAATCTGGcaaatttgaaccaattatatggcAAGTAAAATGCACTTATCGTGTGATAGGTGTATAACTCAGAAAAATTGACCAATTACATAGCAAGTATGATTCACTTGctttatgattaatttgatttggtcAAACCAAGTCCGAATAAGAATATTCCAGCAAGGATATTAGGATGTTTTCAAATGAAACCTCCaacctaattttcttctatcaCATAGAAAATGAAGTTTGGTGGTAGCTACTTCTTAGGGTTCTCTTTATTCAGAGTGTTATTTGGcagatctatatatatagtgatcCGACCTAACTTAAAAGACTGAGTTTCACACAAATAGAGATCGACAAACCAAGAGGTTGGTCGATCTATTTGTTCCAAGAGTTTCCAGAAGTCAAAGTATCAAGATTTTCACCGTCTGTTAATTCttcaaattgtaatatttccCATCAAGATCGTAATCAACTTCATAGAAAAATCTGATCTGGGATCAGTTCAAATTGCTTGAAAACATGAGCTTTAGGAACATGGAAGGAAGAGTTTTGGCCGGTCTATATGTGCCAGCGCGCAAAAGCAGCAACGAGATGTTGTCGTTTTGGTGGGACACTTTGTAGTCTTTTGTGCTTGAGATgtaatttcatgatttttggACTGATGCTTGCTAGTCAAATGATTTAAGGAAATCGAAAGACTAAGTAAAGAGGCCTAGCCCTATGTTGCAAGCATACTGATTCTATCCTTCCCTACTGTTTCTGGAAGACATAGTTGTAATACAATaccatatttaatttgtaatacaTGAATTGAATTCAGTTCAgctcatttcatttcattcataTTCTAATCTAGTTTGCACCTTCACTAATTTGACAAGTACCCGCACCTTCACTAATTTGACAAGTACCCGCACCTTCACTAATTTGACAAGTACCCGCACCTTCACTTAACGTAGCATTCATTTGCAGTATTGCCATAACTCTCTTGGCTGCCTAAACTTGACGAATGCCTAATACtagtatttttatgaaaaaagcATTAAACAATTCACAGCTACTAAGTACTGACTAAACTTTTTCAAACATATCCATCTAATTCAATTGTCCCTCAATAAATTCAACATAAGTTCACTAACAAAAGGCCTTGCCTTCCACTGGTCCCATGCTACCAAGAAATGTTGACAAGTAGAAAGAAACTCATCCACTCTCACTACAAACAAGCTGGCATAGATGAGTCGCAAGCGTTCAAACGATAAGCCTATATTCACAATAACAGATTCATTTGAAATCTAATTATTATCCTAAAATCTACATTTTTGGACAAATTTAACGACAACTATTTATAAGCCAAAAACGAACTGCAGCTGGAAACAATAATATACAAGGACAACCTATTAACTATTCCTACAATCTAGATCCCtatgagaaagaaacaaaagccTTACAGAGGATCTTAAAAGTGTGCCAAATCCGAAAAGGATACCACAAATCAGACACTTGCAATGCCCTAGGATTATCTATGCTGGCGCTTCCAATAATATCACCAACTGTACTCGCTCGTACCCAGAAACAGACAGTAGCTTCATCCAAACAGATGTATCCCACTTATTACAAATGTTCATCTACGGCGTGATGAGTTGTGCTGGTGGGCTTTGCTCTCATTCTGTATCCTATCAGCATACATTGGCAGGCGGATTATCTCATTGATCTCGTTCAGCAATATGTCCTCAGTGATATTGTCCCTTATACTTCTCATAACCTGTTTTCAGTTTTGGACCGATAAATGCTGGGTGTTATATCACTTTCAAGTATATTACTATAGGAAGACTGTAAGATGCAGAACATACCTTCTTGTAGGTGTTAAATTCATTAGGGGTCCCTTTATCTGTCCTGACCCTCATACACACCCATACATCTTCCTCAGAATCCCAAGAACACTCAACAATCTTACCCGAATATGATGAGGGATCAGCGCCTTCTGCAAGCTCATAGAGTAATAGCCATCAACAGCATATCGTGATGAGTAACATCGAGATTACGTAAACAACAACTAAGCCACATAATCAAAGGaatcataaaaatgaaaaactatcaaaagaaacaaagagtAAGAAGAGATCCTGAGCAACAACAAACTTTGCCAAGTGATGCccaaatattatctattatttAGCTCATGctgtttgtttcctttcaataGCTACATAAATCACATTAAGCACTAGGAATAAACATGTCCTATCAAATGATTCATCAAGCGATAAACTCCTCTCCACAAAGGAGAttttaaactttatatttgtttctcCCAAAATCACCTTTCACTTATTGCCacttaatgaaaaattgaaaatggttACTTTATTCCCTACATTATATACAAGAGTTTCATTTTGGACATATTGGATTCTTATGATTAGACCCCTAAACAAGGGACATcttcattgaaatttattgttgGTTCCAATTTCCACCTCATAAAATCAAAGCTGAAGCATCCAACTGGCACTTTAAAAAGAGGGAGGAGAATCTAGATAAGAGGCTCTGAAGAACTGTATCAATTCTACAGTTTGATATTTTACCAGTTCATCTTTTAAGTGATGCAATGTTCTATTTTGCAGCTACCATAGAGTCCCCTTTTTAATCAGGTAAGGAAGCAGGAATTTCAACTCTAAAAAGCTACACTATTAGACATTAGGAGAAAACCAATGCACTACTAACCAGGAAAGACAACCCTATTCCCTTccattaatttcttcttccccCGTTCGTATAGAAAAAGTGATTGGCGATCGTCAACCATCTGTTAGCATAAAGCAAAAGACAGATGCACATCAAAAATAGATAGCATATCAGAGATAAAGAAACTGACAGCCAAATAACTTTGCAcaggaggggggggggggggatctTAAAGTGCGGCAGCAACCTCAAAGAGAAAATCCACTGAATTCATTTCTGGGTATTTCCACTTCAAGAGGCCCTCATGTGTTCGAGGAACATAAGGATCATCCCAACCCTGGCATACAAATGAcaataataactatttttatacaaattaataactCAGCAACCATCAAATAGTCCATTCCACATTTTctagtatatttattatctttgtaCAATTCACCCACTCATCCTCTGTACTCTTCCTATTAATCGTAATGCCAAAGATGGACATGTTAAATAGGATCCAATCAGAGCTCTTTTGGCTCGATAATGCTAATCACACTCCAAAATTGTTAATGCAAAAAAGCGGACCATAAAATGGTTAATAACTGTCGTCCCAAAGGTCCAAGCACCTGAAAAATAAGCCCATCTGCTGCATGTGACAGCTTCGGAATAAATCCCTTCAGAAGTTTTGTAACAGTAGAAAGCAGCCAAAAGTCTTTCCTCCGTACCTATCAAAAGTTTAGGTAGTACCATAAGAGCTCAAGCAAAGATGGACAGGTAATAAAGACAGACAATGAGAAGGAGAGAACAGGCACAAtggaggaagaaaaaaatgtagaGTTGTGATGATGATTGCAAACCCTGAAAGGTTCCAGATCATATCTATAATAAGGATTTTGGCTCTGGTATATATGTTGTCTTTCGATATTACGCGGTTCAATCACTTCCTTCTCAAGCATTTTCCAACGTTCATAAAATGGCCGCTGCATGTAAACCAGATTTATATTAAGAAGCATAATCATCCAGAATCACAAAAATCATAAGAAATCCAGCACATTCAAAGAGGACCTGTTAATTGCAGAAAAGAACatgaaacttataaattttaggtTCTGAATGATCAGTAAGAGTAGGTAAGGGAAACTAATGTTAAATGATTGAGATGAATAGCTCGCTGTAACTACAGAAATGATACAAATCTTTCCACAGAATACAAGATAATTCCATAAGGAAGTGTTCCTAAGTGCTTTCAAATTGCAGAAATAACAAATGTTTCTCAAAAATCAACAGCCACTATAACCTGAATATAACCCATTTCTTCAAGAGAAATCAACAATAGCTGGAAACTCATCAGTAGAGAGTCAGAGtgtgcatgaatataatcttTGAAAGTATTCTATATTCAAGTTGCTTCGTTACAACCTTGTCATGTCGCTCAAACCTCATCAATGTCAAAGATCATTTAGCTCTAGTTGAAAAAGGAACAACATTTTTATCCACTAACAGCATTGCACAATATGAAGATTTCATCTCAATGAATAAACCAAATGCATCACTTTTGAGGGTACACACAAATGTTTTCTTCTCCTCTAATgctaaaaggaaaagaaaggaaaataagGTAATGGTATCAAATCCTCCTTAACAGCTGCATccagaaagagaaaaaactaaatgaaTAACAAAGCACATATCTGCCAGGGCAAACTGTGTTGTAATGAGTGTCTAGAGACCCCTTATAGGTGAGTGAAGCCACTgcatgtataaaaaataatcccaTGCAATGGAAATGAACAAGTTCCCACATTAGAAGtcaaatacacaaaatattgATCAAGTAAGTAGTTCCAACCAAATTAAACTAGACAGATAAACCCTGAACTTTACtttttacatgtatttttgtcaaatgatcaaattaaaccTGGAATAGTAAAAACAGAAGAGAGCCATATTATTTACAATGCAAGCTATTACCAGAAAATATGGGCATACCTACTCCCAACAATTTTCCaaacacaaaatataaaagaatagtAAAAAATTGGAAGTACTGACAACTCAGGGATACAGGCAGCAAGAGTGATGGAACtcaagtaaatttttaatattacctCCACAATGGAAACCTGATTAATGGCCATCATATCGTAGATGAGGTATCTTCTTTCTTGCTTCTGTGAGTCAGGCATCGTATCAATTACCATCTCTCCATCAAGTAAGGTAAAATGATGGTACATTTTCTCAGCCATTCCCTTCTGGTGAAACAAATTGCagcaattaataatatcattggagataacaataaaatttacaaagcTAAAACCATATGATACGAAGATATTCCCCATAAGAATTAGCAAATACATACTTCATTAGCATGTCTGCAAGGAAATCGCATCTGAACCCTCCGAAAATTAAAATGTCTGTCTATCAAATAACAACCATCCATAGTAATTAGCATCATATATCTCGTTCCATCAGCTTTCCATGTCGCATAGTAGTAACGTTGCCTTAACAATTGTAAATTGTCCCTGGATCAATAATTGCCAATAAAGTCATTagcaattataattataacattctGATCTTATTTCAAGCtagcaaaatcaaattataggAAGCACGAGTAAAGCCAATTTATTCAATTCAGATGCAATAGCATTTTATTTGTGAGGTTATCATAGATGTTCAACTATCAAACAAATCATGTACTCATCTTCAGTCCAGACTAgcatcacaaaataaatggaaGCATCAACTACAAATTTACTTCTACGTTCAACCCAACCACCCagccaaaaaaattttgagatgaTGTTGTCAATGTAAAATGTTAGCTATCATACACTACTCAAGTACATTCATGACTGGGCAAACCACCCAATTTCATAGGTTCCTCAGCAATGGAAAGCAGTGCAGGAAAAACAAACTTCCAAATTCACAGTCCAAGGCCTTGATTCTTAATCCCTTAGTTCTGGAGTTTATTTTGGTGACCAGACTACTGCCAGTTGGCAAGAACTAAAAATGACAactgttaaatataaataacacaGCCAAactaattatcataaatcaGGAAGAAGTTGACTGAACACCTGTTAAGAGAAACGGGGTGTGAGCCAGGAAATTGCTGAGGTCCTCTAACCTGTAGTACACAcagtcaaaataaaaaataaaccattGAGAATCTTCAAACATACTGCACCGGACCATTTGAAGAATTCAAAATGAGATACGCCGAGAGAACCTACCCCTGCAGGCAATTTCAAGGATTGATAGCAGAACTGCCGCATTGCGACCTCTTGGTCGCTAGGAACTTTATCTCCCAAAATATCATCATTTGTCATGACCAACTGTGTCTCCTGACTCTCCTGAAACATTACGTGTTCAAAGGTTAAGGGAACAACATTGTTGACTAAGACTCGgtgagaaaatttaataatcagCCACTGTATAAGGAACTAAAGTAGCTCCCCAGAGTGGCAGTTCCAA
This Sesamum indicum cultivar Zhongzhi No. 13 linkage group LG5, S_indicum_v1.0, whole genome shotgun sequence DNA region includes the following protein-coding sequences:
- the LOC105161562 gene encoding probable anion transporter 3, chloroplastic; the encoded protein is MACITPTKLQLNSSNIPRQPTFHLGSISNGNFHSSFIPKVQKKLLKFPLAGGRNSGNREHWFVENEKKRRGGGGGVRCTAEGIDSGLFVARRDGGVMAEERFKVVALVAAVMCLCNADRVVMSVAVVPLAAKHGWSSSFLGIVQSSFLWGYMCSSVIGGALVDKYGGKRVIAWGAALWSLATLLTPWAANHSTASLLAVRAFFGLAEGVALPSMNNLLSRWFPTNERATAVGISMGGFQLGNVVGLVLTPLAMSSIGISGPFILFTSLGFLWLMTWINRVANDPQESNSISKAELRLIQAGKSDSHVIKSKLPSLALLFSKLPTWAIVFANITNNWGYFVLLSWMPVYFKTVFGVNLKQAAWFSAVPWGTMAISGYAAGAASDYLIKTGYSTTSARKIMQSIGFIGPGIALLFLNYAKTPSIAAVFITMALSLSSFSQAGFLLNMQDIAPQYAGFLHGISNSAGTLAAIISTIGTGFFVQWLGSFQAFLTLTACLYFATTIFWNLYATGERVF
- the LOC105161563 gene encoding mRNA-capping enzyme isoform X1, encoding MIASMDLNASPEPEEDEVFPEPQSEEDNVLEEHVDYNEHVSHGESAVQISRREREERIQRLRRQRPDDRPSYGYQPAQRDDGYQAKRQRPNSKLPPGWLDCPNFGQEIGCLIPSKVPLGESFNDCILPGRRYSFRQVIHQQRVLGRKLGLVIDLTNSSRYYNFNEWKKEGIKHVKIACKGRDSVPDNESVNKFFYEVSQFLARQKQPKKYILVHCTHGHNRTGFMIIHYLMRTLPISVTQAIKIFSDARPPGIYKPDYIDALYNFYHEKKPDMVVCPPTPEWKRSSDLDLNGDALPDDDDDDGDSAAPLDESQETQLVMTNDDILGDKVPSDQEVAMRQFCYQSLKLPAGVRGPQQFPGSHPVSLNRDNLQLLRQRYYYATWKADGTRYMMLITMDGCYLIDRHFNFRRVQMRFPCRHANEKGMAEKMYHHFTLLDGEMVIDTMPDSQKQERRYLIYDMMAINQVSIVERPFYERWKMLEKEVIEPRNIERQHIYQSQNPYYRYDLEPFRVRRKDFWLLSTVTKLLKGFIPKLSHAADGLIFQGWDDPYVPRTHEGLLKWKYPEMNSVDFLFEMVDDRQSLFLYERGKKKLMEGNRVVFPEGADPSSYSGKIVECSWDSEEDVWVCMRVRTDKGTPNEFNTYKKVMRSIRDNITEDILLNEINEIIRLPMYADRIQNESKAHQHNSSRRR
- the LOC105161563 gene encoding mRNA-capping enzyme isoform X2; its protein translation is MDLNASPEPEEDEVFPEPQSEEDNVLEEHVDYNEHVSHGESAVQISRREREERIQRLRRQRPDDRPSYGYQPAQRDDGYQAKRQRPNSKLPPGWLDCPNFGQEIGCLIPSKVPLGESFNDCILPGRRYSFRQVIHQQRVLGRKLGLVIDLTNSSRYYNFNEWKKEGIKHVKIACKGRDSVPDNESVNKFFYEVSQFLARQKQPKKYILVHCTHGHNRTGFMIIHYLMRTLPISVTQAIKIFSDARPPGIYKPDYIDALYNFYHEKKPDMVVCPPTPEWKRSSDLDLNGDALPDDDDDDGDSAAPLDESQETQLVMTNDDILGDKVPSDQEVAMRQFCYQSLKLPAGVRGPQQFPGSHPVSLNRDNLQLLRQRYYYATWKADGTRYMMLITMDGCYLIDRHFNFRRVQMRFPCRHANEKGMAEKMYHHFTLLDGEMVIDTMPDSQKQERRYLIYDMMAINQVSIVERPFYERWKMLEKEVIEPRNIERQHIYQSQNPYYRYDLEPFRVRRKDFWLLSTVTKLLKGFIPKLSHAADGLIFQGWDDPYVPRTHEGLLKWKYPEMNSVDFLFEMVDDRQSLFLYERGKKKLMEGNRVVFPEGADPSSYSGKIVECSWDSEEDVWVCMRVRTDKGTPNEFNTYKKVMRSIRDNITEDILLNEINEIIRLPMYADRIQNESKAHQHNSSRRR